A portion of the Homalodisca vitripennis isolate AUS2020 chromosome 2, UT_GWSS_2.1, whole genome shotgun sequence genome contains these proteins:
- the LOC124354177 gene encoding aspartate--tRNA ligase, cytoplasmic-like — protein MLWFAAVFLITCCELTIHAENLDIEMHKRHKYAPKVELLKPKGFSITIEGSNCDLGIRRERWKRQLNTEPNITDFSQGKYGTFGVICSSENDMRRHDQFTLIRQINKEVKDKKVLIRGRLHQSRTRGKQCFIVLRQQEHTIQCLLKVGLQVSREMLKFASNIDRESIIDVVGTVQLTSMEIRSCTENWVEVLVEELWVVSVSEALPIQVVDCARSEKGLNPEGIGRILNPYALNIHVNQDKKLDYRVLDLRTPANQAIFRIESAVSRLFREILVREGFLEIHTPKIISAASEGGANVFTVSYFKTFAYLAQSPQFYKQMAIAADFDRVFTVGAVFRAEESHTSRHLTEFVGLDLEMSFKFHYSEVLEMIEKIFIEIFKTLQSNYSKEITIIRHQFHSEPLVFTEPPPRIKFSEAVNMLRNAGNSIETYAELTSYHEKLLGQLVREKYKSDFFVLDKYPMSTRPFYTMPDPKDPKFSNSYDIFIRGEEVMSGGQRIHDASWLRSSALQQRVDLNKIKAYIDAFRFGCPPHAGGGIGLERTVALFLGLDNVRRTSMFPRDPKRITP, from the exons ATGTTGTGGTTCGCTGCTGTTTTTCTGATCACTTGTTGTGAATTAACCATACATGCTGAGAATTTAGATATAGAAATGCACAAGCGTCATAAATACGCTCCTAAAGTGGAGTTGCTAAAACCAAAGGGATTCAGTATTACAATTGAAG GTTCAAATTGTGATCTTGGAATTAGACGAGAAAGATGGAAACGACAGCTGAATACCGAGCCAAACATCACAGATTTCTCACAAGGGAAGTATGGCACATTCGGTGTCATTTGTAGTTCTGAAAATGATATGAGAAGACACGACCAGTTTACCCTCATAAGGCAAATAAACAAAGAAGTTAAAGACAAGAAAGTACTAATAAGAGGTCGGCTACATCAAAGTAGAACCAGGGGTAAACAATGTTTCATAGTGCTTCGTCAACAAGAACATACAATCCAGTGTTTGTTGAAAGTTGGTTTACAGGTGAGTCGAGAGATGTTGAAGTTCGCTTCAAATATAGATAGAGAGTCAATAATTGATGTGGTTGGAACAGTTCAGTTAACTTCAATGGAGATCAGGTCCTGCACTGAAAATTGGGTTGAAGTACTCGTAGAAGAATTATGGGTAGTAAGTGTCTCAGAAGCTCTTCCGATTCAGGTTGTTGATTGTGCAAGATCAGAAAAAGGGCTTAACCCTGAAGGAATTGGACGAATACTTAACCCGTATGCTCTAAATATTCACGTAAATCAAGATAAGAAATTAGATTACAGAGTGCTGGACCTTAGAACTCCTGCCAATCAAGCAATTTTCCGTATTGAATCTGCAGTAAGTCGTCTGTTTAGAGAAATACTTGTACGGGAAGGTTTTTTGGAGATTCACACCCCAAAAATAATCAGTGCTGCCAGTGAAGGTGGAGCTAATGTTTTCACAGTTTCATACTTCAAGACCTTTGCATATTTGGCTCAAAGTCCACAATTCTACAAGCAAATGGCAATAGCAGCAGACTTTGATAGAGTATTTACAGTGGGTGCTGTGTTTCGAGCAGAGGAAAGTCACACATCGAGGCACTTGACAGAATTCGTAGGCCTCGATTTAGAAATGTCATTCAAGTTCCACTATTCAGAAGTTTTAGAGATGATTGAAAAGATTTTCATTGagatatttaaaactttgcaaAGCAATTACAGCAAAGAGATTACTATCATAAGGCATCAATTTCACTCTGAACCACTTGTGTTTACTGAGCCCCCACCAAGAATCAAGTTCTCAGAGGCTGTGAATATGTTGAGAAATGCAGGAAATTCGATTGAAACATACGCAGAACTTACTTCTTACCATGAAAAATTATTGGGTCAGCTGGTCAGAGAGAAatacaaaagtgatttttttgtcTTGGATAAATATCCTATGTCTACCCGTCCATTTTATACAATGCCTGATCCTAAAGATCCTAAATTTTCCAACTCTTATGATATATTCATACGTGGAGAAGAAGTTATGTCTGGTGGACAGAGAATTCATGATGCAAGCTGGCTGAGGAGTTCTGCTCTTCAGCAAAgagttgatttaaataaaattaaggcCTACATAGATGCATTTAGATTTGGCTGTCCACCACATGCTGGTGGAGGAATTGGGTTGGAGAGAACTGTTGCATTATTCCTTGGACTTGACAACGTTAGAAGAACATCAATGTTCCCTAGAGATCCTAAAAGAATAACaccttaa